A stretch of Ranitomeya variabilis isolate aRanVar5 chromosome 3, aRanVar5.hap1, whole genome shotgun sequence DNA encodes these proteins:
- the LOC143816735 gene encoding uncharacterized protein LOC143816735: MSIDVSQLIMELRSVCVSISSVLRCLCVVFLLKREKKPLTIRAYTLQERERKPLTIRAYTLQERERKPPADHKSLHSTGEREETTDHKSLHSTGEREEPADDKSLHSTGEKEETADHKSLHPTGEREETADHKSLHSTGEKKPLTIRAYTL, encoded by the coding sequence CTCCGGTCTGTCTGTGTCTCCATCTCCTCGGTGCTCCGGTGCCTCTGCGTAGTCTTCCTGCTGAAGAGAGAGAAGaaaccgctgaccataagagcttacactctacaggagagagagaggaaaccgctaaccataagagcttacaccctacaagagagagagaggaaaccgccagccgaccataagagcttacactctacaggagagagagaagaaaccactgaccataagagcttacactctacaggagagagagaagaacccgccgacgataagagcttacactctacaggagagaaagaggaaaccgccgaccataagagcttacaccctacaggagagagagaggaaaccgccgaccataagagcttacactccacaggagagaagaaaccactaaccataagagcttacactctatag